DNA from Serinibacter salmoneus:
GACGTGAACGCCGAGGCGATGGCCGCCGACCTCGAGGGGAACTGGGAGGTGCTCGGCGAGGCCGTGCAGTCCGCGATGCGCGCCGCCGGGATCGCCGGCGCCACCGGGATGGCGGACCCGTACGAGCGCCTGAAGGAGCTCACCCGCGGCCGCCGGGTCTCCGGGGCGGACATGCGGGCCTTCATCGGTGACCTCGGGCTGCCCGACGACGTGGCGCAGCGCCTTCTCGCGCTGACCCCCGTCTCGTACACGGGGTACGCCGAGCGCCTCGTGGGTCACCTGGCGTAGTCGCCTGCAGAACCACCTCGTAGTACCTGCAGAACCACCTCGCGGTGCCTCCCGATACTTCCCAGCCGGTTCCCAGCAACCACACAAGCACCTCCGCCATTGTGGCTCCTGACCACGCAGCACCACTGCGAACCGGAAGGAACCACCCCATGACCATTCGGCGAACCGCTCCTCGCTATGCGGCACTCGGAGCCGTACTGGCTGCATCGCTAGTGCTCGCCGCCTGCTCGAGCGACGACGGCACCGCCGACACGACCGCGGCCGACACCACGACCGAGGCGACCGACGAGGACACGACGGAGGAGTCGACGGACGACACGAGCGCCGACGACACGACCGCAGCCGACACGACGAACGACGACGATGTCGCGACCGCGGTCGACGTCGTGACGGGGTGCGAGGAGATCGCGGCCCTGTTCACCACCGACGGCCCGGCGAACCCGGATCTGCCTGATCCCGAGTCGTCCGCTGTGTGCGACGGTGACACGATCGTGATCACCTCGAACGGAATCCCCGACTACACCTACATCGAGACGAGCCCCGGCCCGCCCTCAGCGCAGGATCTGACCTACGAGATCCCCGCCGAACCGACCGTGGCCGACGACACCACCGACGTGCCGTTGATCGGCGCGCTCGGGGTCACCCTGGCCGGCATCCCGATCTACGGACCGACGGAGGGAACCGGCGGTGACGTCGGCTCGATCGACGGCATCCTGATGGAGTGCGGGAGCCACAACGGCCCGACCGGTTTCCACCTGCACCTCGTCGGCACGAGCGAGACGACCGATTGCGACTTCAGCCCCGACGAGATCGCATCAGGCCCGCAGCTGCTGGGCTACGCGTTCGACGGCTACCCGATCTACACCGGCAACGACCAGTACACGTCGTCGTGGGAGCTGACCGACGAGTCGCTGTTCGCGAGTGACACCTGGGCCGCCCACACCTACGTCGAAGGGTCCGGCGACCTCGACGAGTGCAACGGTCTCACCGACGCCGACGGCAACTACGCCTACTACACGACCGATGAGTTCCCCTACGTCCTCGGCTGCTTCGTCGGCGACGTCGAGATCCGAGGCGGCAGGTGACCGTCGGCGGCGCCACCGTCGATACCGGCCGGCGGCGCCTGCTCGGCCTCTCGCTCGGCGCCATCGGCATGGCGGTCACCGGCGCCACACTGAGTGCGTGCGCCCCCGACGAGGGCTCGTCGGACGAACCGACCGAGGTCGACGTCGGATTCCTCACCGACATGAGTGCCCACCACAGCCAGGCGCTCGTGTTGTGTCAACGGGTACTGGGCGGCGACGTCGGCACCCCGGTCACGGCTGCGGCGGCAGAGGTGCTGCAGAACCAGGCAATCGAACTCGGCACGATGCGTGCGTGG
Protein-coding regions in this window:
- a CDS encoding YHYH protein; its protein translation is MTIRRTAPRYAALGAVLAASLVLAACSSDDGTADTTAADTTTEATDEDTTEESTDDTSADDTTAADTTNDDDVATAVDVVTGCEEIAALFTTDGPANPDLPDPESSAVCDGDTIVITSNGIPDYTYIETSPGPPSAQDLTYEIPAEPTVADDTTDVPLIGALGVTLAGIPIYGPTEGTGGDVGSIDGILMECGSHNGPTGFHLHLVGTSETTDCDFSPDEIASGPQLLGYAFDGYPIYTGNDQYTSSWELTDESLFASDTWAAHTYVEGSGDLDECNGLTDADGNYAYYTTDEFPYVLGCFVGDVEIRGGR